From one Methanomassiliicoccales archaeon genomic stretch:
- a CDS encoding cytidine deaminase codes for MERPDNDTYFMMMAELVSKRSTCLRRQVGAVIVKEKRVLSTGYNGAPKGIKHCAEVGCVREKNNVESGTRHELCRGVHAEQNAVIQAAYFGVSIKDSKIYTTAFPCVLCAKILVNAGIREVVYMDDYVDNLSKSILDESKVKVRRFDMHPSR; via the coding sequence ATGGAAAGACCTGACAACGACACGTACTTCATGATGATGGCCGAATTAGTATCCAAGAGGTCGACTTGCCTCAGACGTCAGGTGGGGGCTGTCATCGTCAAGGAGAAGCGAGTGCTCAGCACTGGTTACAACGGTGCACCCAAAGGGATTAAACACTGCGCCGAGGTTGGATGCGTCAGGGAGAAGAACAACGTCGAGTCCGGTACCAGGCACGAGCTGTGTAGAGGTGTGCATGCCGAGCAGAACGCGGTCATCCAGGCAGCTTATTTCGGGGTGTCTATTAAGGATAGTAAAATCTACACCACGGCATTCCCCTGCGTTCTATGCGCCAAGATCCTGGTGAACGCCGGGATCAGGGAGGTCGTGTATATGGACGATTATGTGGACAACCTCTCGAAGAGCATTCTAGACGAAAGCAAAGTCAAGGTCAGGCGCTTCGATATGCACCCAAGTAGGTAA
- a CDS encoding V-type ATP synthase subunit I translates to MLLPESMTKILIVGSKEQLERTIELLYDMESVHLVDFSSEEEGMSLGAPLKQASSASQKLLKLRAVEKDLEIEEGSVEEKVTAERIRKEFDEALTALQIETAGVADSKNKIQQRLSELDSKKKELELFRGLPLDLDLYKGYESITVFVGPVRADPEGVLRESLENFELFKSAGAKHVALFVDNKEATEAQRLLVQNGYSEVAIPEGEGNPEDIINTIEKEEAQLNEKLEEVSGVLEKLRDKHISFVLAADEELSIEVEKAETPLRFGATEHAFVIDAWVPTKKVKFIEKSLNDGVGGDIHLEILKEQDRKGEEEAEHKGEEDPDNVPVDFDNGKTVSRFQFLIELVSMPKYNEADPTWLVSIFFPLFFGFMVGDVAYGLSFLILGWLGLKKCTTPEWRTISTMLFYGGIWATIIGLFFFGEALGMHFAPTGHEGDITWTALFHQMGIEFEFPHHIDLGFTAIPLGIYSKLHDVKILLYISLWIGVAHLFVGFVMGAANVAMRHGAKEALFEKGSWMLILIGGVMFGLEMINILILGQDFVLGPIFIGGIALIIVGTILAVKAEGGAAILELPELMSNIFSYTRLTAIGMSKAGMALAFNTIAIVLIAPGGGIMIVFALLIFIIGHLMIFILAILSAGLHGIRLQYVEFFTKFFEGGGSKFNPLKIVRKYTTEV, encoded by the coding sequence ATGCTACTTCCTGAGTCAATGACAAAGATTCTCATCGTAGGCTCGAAGGAACAACTCGAGAGGACAATAGAGCTCCTCTACGATATGGAATCTGTTCACCTCGTCGATTTTTCCTCAGAGGAAGAGGGAATGAGCCTGGGGGCGCCCCTAAAACAGGCGTCATCAGCGTCCCAGAAGCTCCTCAAGCTCAGGGCGGTTGAGAAAGACCTTGAGATCGAGGAAGGGTCAGTAGAAGAGAAAGTGACCGCTGAGAGGATTCGGAAGGAGTTCGACGAAGCCCTGACCGCCCTTCAGATAGAGACGGCCGGCGTGGCAGACTCCAAGAACAAGATCCAGCAGCGGCTCAGTGAGCTTGATTCCAAGAAGAAGGAGCTTGAACTCTTCCGAGGGCTGCCCCTGGACCTTGACCTCTACAAGGGTTACGAGAGCATCACCGTCTTCGTTGGACCGGTGAGGGCGGATCCAGAGGGTGTTTTGAGAGAGTCGCTGGAGAACTTCGAGCTTTTCAAGAGCGCAGGTGCCAAGCACGTTGCGCTGTTCGTAGATAACAAGGAGGCAACCGAGGCTCAGAGGCTCCTGGTCCAGAACGGTTACTCCGAGGTCGCCATTCCCGAGGGTGAGGGCAACCCAGAGGACATCATCAACACAATAGAAAAGGAGGAGGCCCAGCTCAATGAAAAACTCGAAGAGGTCTCCGGCGTTCTTGAGAAACTGAGGGATAAGCACATTTCCTTCGTGCTGGCGGCCGATGAGGAGCTGAGCATCGAGGTCGAGAAGGCGGAAACACCCCTCCGCTTCGGAGCGACCGAACACGCCTTCGTGATCGACGCATGGGTCCCGACCAAGAAAGTCAAGTTCATAGAGAAATCACTAAATGATGGGGTAGGCGGCGACATCCACCTGGAGATCCTGAAGGAACAGGATCGAAAGGGAGAGGAGGAAGCCGAGCACAAGGGTGAGGAAGACCCTGACAATGTGCCGGTAGACTTCGATAACGGAAAGACGGTCAGCAGGTTCCAATTCCTCATCGAGCTGGTCTCGATGCCCAAGTACAACGAGGCCGATCCTACCTGGCTTGTTTCAATATTCTTCCCACTATTCTTCGGCTTCATGGTCGGAGATGTGGCTTACGGTCTTTCTTTCCTTATACTAGGATGGCTAGGACTGAAGAAGTGCACCACTCCTGAGTGGCGCACGATCTCGACCATGCTCTTCTACGGAGGTATTTGGGCCACCATCATTGGTCTTTTCTTCTTCGGAGAAGCGCTGGGTATGCACTTTGCCCCGACCGGACACGAAGGGGATATAACTTGGACAGCGCTCTTCCACCAGATGGGCATTGAATTCGAGTTCCCCCACCATATTGACCTCGGGTTCACGGCCATACCCCTGGGGATATACAGCAAGCTGCACGATGTGAAGATATTGCTGTACATCAGTCTGTGGATTGGCGTCGCCCACTTGTTCGTGGGTTTCGTCATGGGCGCGGCCAACGTGGCTATGAGACATGGTGCCAAGGAGGCTTTGTTCGAGAAAGGGAGCTGGATGCTCATACTCATCGGTGGTGTGATGTTCGGCCTGGAGATGATAAACATCCTGATTCTTGGTCAGGATTTCGTCCTGGGTCCGATATTCATCGGCGGCATCGCCCTCATCATAGTGGGCACAATACTCGCCGTAAAAGCCGAGGGAGGGGCTGCAATACTTGAGCTGCCCGAGCTCATGAGCAACATCTTCTCCTACACTCGTCTTACCGCCATTGGCATGTCCAAGGCGGGTATGGCGCTGGCCTTCAATACCATCGCCATCGTGCTGATTGCCCCCGGTGGGGGAATCATGATCGTATTCGCCCTCTTGATCTTCATAATAGGACATCTGATGATCTTCATCTTGGCGATACTCTCGGCAGGACTGCACGGCATCAGGTTGCAGTATGTCGAGTTCTTCACCAAGTTCTTTGAGGGCGGCGGGTCGAAGTTCAACCCGCTCAAAATCGTTAGGAAGTACACAACGGAGGTGTGA
- a CDS encoding V-type ATP synthase subunit K, whose translation MAIEAGLIALGAGLAVGLGALGSGIAEKDIGSAAIGAMAENEKLFGKGLILTVIPETIVIFGMIIAILLWTTIGTA comes from the coding sequence ATGGCAATAGAGGCAGGGCTAATCGCTCTGGGTGCAGGACTCGCAGTAGGTCTAGGTGCCCTTGGCTCCGGTATCGCGGAGAAGGACATCGGTTCCGCTGCTATCGGCGCTATGGCCGAGAACGAGAAGCTGTTCGGTAAGGGTCTGATCCTTACTGTGATTCCGGAGACCATCGTCATCTTCGGTATGATCATCGCTATCCTGCTCTGGACGACTATCGGTACAGCGTAA
- the ahaC gene encoding ATP synthase A1 subunit C, whose product MVLNWGRKGNYSYACARVKAKKSLLLTRDNYPKLLMMDLNEIGRFLGETQYQNEMAELASRYSGVNLIELGTSRNLARMNSNVLGFCTGELKEMIEAYLFRWDFWNIKTILRGKFYGATAEAIQEDLVPAGKLNEEYLNSLIAMESNVEILEAVRRKEGLSIPDDVMTIFEESGSLQSIEDFLDKIYYTRLFERIKPTSKPMKLFLSFMRREIDVTNVRTLLKLKRAKIPAERMCDLFIGGGEELSINELTRLAGIDTFEQMVDEFSKFSFFENISEGLEEAKKGDSLTTVMRELQRHLMRQSERFSHIYPLSVLPVLDYLIRKKIEVENIRIIARGKESGMDSEVIKSLLVI is encoded by the coding sequence ATGGTCTTAAACTGGGGTAGAAAGGGTAACTATTCGTACGCCTGCGCAAGGGTGAAGGCTAAGAAGAGCCTTCTGCTGACCAGGGACAACTACCCCAAACTACTCATGATGGACCTGAACGAGATCGGTCGGTTCCTTGGGGAGACCCAGTACCAGAACGAGATGGCGGAGTTGGCATCCCGGTACTCTGGTGTGAACCTGATTGAACTGGGCACAAGCCGAAATCTGGCAAGGATGAACTCCAACGTGCTTGGATTCTGTACGGGGGAACTCAAGGAGATGATCGAGGCCTACCTTTTCAGGTGGGATTTCTGGAACATCAAGACCATCTTGAGGGGCAAGTTCTATGGGGCTACGGCCGAGGCGATTCAGGAGGATCTTGTCCCAGCAGGCAAGCTCAACGAGGAGTATCTGAACTCGCTGATCGCTATGGAGAGCAATGTAGAAATATTAGAGGCGGTCAGGAGAAAGGAGGGTCTGAGCATCCCAGATGATGTGATGACCATCTTCGAGGAGTCCGGATCCCTTCAGTCCATAGAGGATTTCCTGGATAAGATCTACTACACCAGGCTGTTCGAGAGAATCAAGCCAACCAGCAAGCCCATGAAGCTATTCCTCTCCTTCATGAGGAGGGAGATCGATGTTACTAATGTTCGTACGCTTCTCAAGTTGAAGCGGGCCAAGATCCCCGCGGAGAGGATGTGCGACTTGTTCATCGGAGGGGGTGAGGAACTCAGCATAAATGAGCTCACTCGGCTGGCAGGGATAGATACCTTCGAGCAAATGGTGGATGAATTCAGCAAGTTCAGCTTCTTTGAAAACATCAGCGAGGGCCTGGAGGAAGCCAAGAAAGGTGACTCGTTGACAACGGTCATGCGGGAGCTGCAGAGGCATCTCATGAGACAATCTGAGAGGTTCTCTCACATCTATCCGCTGTCCGTGCTTCCCGTTCTGGATTACTTGATAAGGAAGAAGATTGAGGTTGAGAACATCAGGATCATAGCTCGCGGAAAAGAAAGCGGGATGGATTCTGAGGTCATCAAGAGTCTATTGGTGATATAA
- a CDS encoding V-type ATP synthase subunit F yields the protein MEIAVLGDEEFVLGFRLAGLKRIYTAGPDDYEDKMLELLNDSSIGVLAIESSDLEYLSSNVRLKAMESIAPVVVPVGVEEGDLREKVKRAIGVDLYKTERD from the coding sequence ATGGAAATCGCGGTCTTGGGAGATGAAGAATTCGTGCTTGGTTTCAGACTCGCAGGTCTGAAGCGTATCTATACCGCGGGTCCTGATGACTATGAGGATAAAATGCTGGAACTCCTCAATGATTCCAGCATAGGCGTATTAGCTATAGAATCATCGGATCTTGAATATCTTAGCTCCAACGTCAGGTTGAAGGCGATGGAGAGCATCGCGCCCGTCGTGGTTCCGGTGGGCGTAGAAGAAGGAGACCTTCGAGAAAAGGTCAAGAGAGCCATTGGCGTTGATTTGTATAAAACCGAGAGGGATTGA
- a CDS encoding V-type ATP synthase subunit A: protein MAKLGKIYRIAGPVVTAQGISPRMYDVVQVGGERLMGEVIKIVGDKTVVQVYEDTSGLKPGEEVVDTGQPLVAELGPGLLGSVYDGIQRPLPNLLKAMGDFIKRGVSAPGLDHQKKWAFTPAIKKGEKAVPGQTIGTVPESRFEHRIMVPHGVMGTVDDIKEGDFTVDDIVATIGGKEVKMMQYWPVRRARPFANKLLPDIPLITGQRILDTLFPLTKGGTGAIPGGFGTGKTVTQQQLSKWSDAEIVVYIGCGERGNEMTEVLTTFPDLEDPRTGDPLMERTVLIANTSNMPVAAREASVYTGITMAEYYRDMGFDVSLMADSTSRWAEAMREISSRLEEMPGEEGYPAYLAARLSEFYERAGRVKTLAGENGSVSVVGAVSPPGGDLSEPVTQNTLRIVKVFWALDSKLRERRHFPAINWLTSYSLYVGNVNNWFRENVADDFPELRGWTMEVLQREAELQEIVQLVGSDALPDEQKLILEIARMIREIFLQQNAFHPVDTYTPLSRQYEMLKTIKRFNDMSMKALDADMPVDAIIDLPVRYRLTKSKYEENVDQELKEAIKDMDKQFAELGGSA, encoded by the coding sequence ATGGCGAAATTGGGAAAGATTTACAGGATCGCCGGGCCGGTGGTGACCGCCCAGGGCATCTCACCCAGAATGTACGATGTGGTACAGGTGGGTGGAGAGCGCCTGATGGGTGAGGTCATCAAGATCGTCGGTGACAAGACGGTCGTCCAGGTCTACGAAGACACCTCCGGACTGAAGCCGGGGGAGGAGGTCGTGGATACTGGGCAGCCCCTGGTTGCCGAGCTGGGACCCGGACTCCTGGGTAGCGTGTATGACGGTATCCAGAGACCTCTCCCAAACCTGCTGAAGGCAATGGGAGACTTCATCAAGAGGGGCGTTTCTGCCCCAGGCCTGGATCACCAGAAGAAATGGGCCTTTACACCCGCCATCAAGAAGGGGGAAAAGGCAGTTCCAGGCCAGACAATAGGCACCGTGCCCGAGAGCAGATTCGAGCACAGGATCATGGTTCCACACGGAGTGATGGGGACCGTTGACGATATCAAGGAAGGGGACTTCACCGTCGATGATATTGTGGCGACCATTGGCGGAAAGGAGGTCAAGATGATGCAATACTGGCCAGTAAGGAGGGCCAGACCGTTCGCCAACAAACTCCTACCCGACATCCCTCTCATCACAGGTCAAAGGATCCTCGACACCCTCTTCCCACTAACCAAGGGCGGTACTGGAGCCATCCCCGGTGGATTCGGAACTGGAAAGACGGTTACCCAGCAGCAACTGTCCAAGTGGAGCGATGCCGAGATCGTGGTCTACATCGGATGCGGCGAGAGGGGTAATGAGATGACAGAGGTTCTCACCACATTCCCCGATCTGGAGGACCCCAGGACTGGTGATCCCCTAATGGAAAGGACCGTCCTGATCGCCAACACATCCAACATGCCTGTGGCGGCTAGAGAGGCCTCTGTTTACACGGGTATAACAATGGCAGAATACTACCGCGACATGGGATTCGATGTGTCGCTTATGGCCGACTCCACATCCAGGTGGGCGGAGGCCATGAGGGAAATCTCCTCCCGTCTTGAGGAGATGCCCGGTGAGGAGGGTTATCCCGCGTATCTCGCGGCGAGGCTCTCCGAGTTCTACGAGCGTGCCGGACGGGTAAAGACCCTCGCAGGAGAGAACGGATCGGTTTCGGTGGTGGGTGCAGTTTCTCCCCCAGGGGGAGATCTTTCCGAGCCCGTCACGCAGAACACACTGAGGATCGTGAAGGTCTTCTGGGCCCTGGACTCCAAGCTTCGCGAGAGGAGGCACTTCCCCGCAATCAACTGGTTAACATCCTACTCACTGTATGTCGGGAACGTCAACAACTGGTTCCGTGAGAACGTAGCGGACGATTTCCCCGAGCTAAGAGGATGGACCATGGAGGTCCTGCAGAGAGAGGCGGAGCTTCAGGAGATCGTTCAGCTTGTTGGTTCCGATGCCCTGCCCGATGAGCAGAAGCTCATACTGGAGATTGCCAGGATGATCAGGGAGATCTTCCTTCAGCAGAACGCGTTCCACCCCGTCGATACTTACACCCCGCTGTCCAGGCAGTACGAGATGCTGAAGACCATCAAGCGGTTCAACGACATGTCGATGAAGGCCCTGGATGCAGACATGCCAGTAGATGCAATCATAGACCTTCCCGTGAGGTACCGCCTTACCAAGTCCAAGTACGAAGAGAACGTGGACCAGGAACTCAAGGAAGCCATCAAGGACATGGACAAGCAGTTCGCAGAGCTGGGAGGTAGTGCATGA
- a CDS encoding V-type ATP synthase subunit B, giving the protein MISKEYRTITEIAGPLVFVEKTEPVGYQELASVQLPDGNIKRGQVLDTSDDIVVVQIFEGTAGIEKASAVKFLGETMKMPVSKDMLGRILSGSGEPMDGGPPIVPDDRLDIVGAAINPFARDNPEEFIQTGLSTIDGMNTLVRGQKLPIFSGSGLPHNDIALQIARQAKVLGEQEEFAVVFAAMGITNEEAQHFMQDFERTGALQRAVVFLNLADDPAIERIITPRLALTTAEYLAFELNMQVLVIFTDITNYCEALRQIGAAREEVPGRRGYPGYMYTDLASLYERAGRIKGKEGSITQIPILSMPGDDITHPIADLSGYITEGQIVASRELHRAGIYPPIDVGASLSRLMNAGIGPGHTRDDHKAVSDQCYAAYAEGRDLRGLVAIVGKDSLSERDQKFLEFADLFEKKIVRQGPDEDREIETTLDLMWGILATLPEEQLVRIDRKYIEKYHPKYRKSE; this is encoded by the coding sequence ATGATTTCAAAGGAGTACAGGACTATCACTGAGATTGCAGGCCCGCTCGTTTTCGTAGAGAAGACAGAGCCGGTGGGATATCAGGAGTTGGCATCAGTACAGCTCCCCGATGGAAACATCAAGCGTGGCCAGGTTCTTGACACCTCTGACGACATCGTTGTGGTCCAGATCTTTGAAGGTACCGCCGGAATTGAGAAGGCGTCCGCGGTCAAATTCCTCGGGGAGACCATGAAGATGCCGGTTTCCAAGGATATGCTTGGAAGGATCCTCTCGGGGTCCGGAGAGCCCATGGATGGGGGTCCGCCCATAGTGCCTGACGATCGACTCGATATCGTGGGCGCGGCGATCAACCCCTTCGCTCGGGATAATCCAGAGGAGTTCATCCAAACCGGTCTGAGTACCATAGATGGTATGAACACCCTTGTCCGCGGACAGAAGCTGCCCATATTCTCAGGAAGCGGGCTTCCCCACAACGACATCGCGCTTCAGATCGCCAGACAGGCCAAGGTGCTTGGAGAACAGGAAGAATTCGCCGTGGTCTTTGCGGCCATGGGAATCACCAACGAGGAAGCGCAGCACTTCATGCAGGACTTCGAGAGGACGGGCGCTCTGCAGAGAGCCGTCGTCTTCTTGAATCTTGCAGACGACCCCGCGATCGAGAGAATAATCACTCCTAGGCTTGCTTTGACGACCGCAGAGTACCTGGCATTCGAGCTGAACATGCAGGTGCTGGTCATATTCACAGACATCACCAACTACTGTGAGGCGCTCAGACAGATTGGAGCAGCCAGAGAGGAAGTTCCAGGAAGGCGCGGATATCCCGGATACATGTACACCGACCTTGCATCCCTGTATGAGCGTGCTGGTAGGATCAAAGGCAAGGAGGGCTCTATTACCCAGATCCCGATCCTATCCATGCCCGGTGACGACATCACCCATCCGATCGCAGACCTGTCGGGATACATCACCGAGGGACAGATCGTGGCTTCCAGAGAGCTTCACCGCGCTGGAATCTACCCGCCCATCGATGTGGGGGCTTCGCTATCCCGTCTCATGAACGCTGGTATCGGACCCGGTCATACCCGGGACGACCACAAGGCCGTATCGGATCAGTGCTATGCCGCATACGCGGAGGGGCGTGATCTCAGGGGCCTGGTGGCCATCGTTGGGAAGGACTCCCTTTCCGAGAGGGACCAGAAGTTCCTGGAGTTCGCCGACCTGTTCGAGAAGAAGATCGTAAGGCAGGGACCGGATGAGGACAGGGAAATCGAGACGACCCTGGATCTGATGTGGGGGATACTGGCGACACTGCCCGAAGAGCAACTGGTCCGTATCGACAGGAAGTACATCGAGAAATACCACCCCAAGTACAGAAAGAGTGAGTAG
- a CDS encoding V-type ATP synthase subunit D: protein MAQKEVKPTRSELLQIKKKIKLTQAGHKILKMKRDGLVLEFFKILEQAKEIRQKVVDDYQVAMDKIAVAKAVDGVLAVQSAAFALKSHPEIKLRSKNVMGLVVPEIETTSIKSKVDERGYGVIGTSSYIDEAADAFENLAETIVLAAEVETTMKRLLDEVEKTKRRVNALEYRVIPDLQEAEAFIEFRLEEMERENIFRLKRIKQKAEAAVK, encoded by the coding sequence ATGGCCCAGAAGGAGGTCAAACCAACCAGGTCCGAGCTGCTTCAGATCAAGAAGAAGATCAAGCTCACCCAGGCAGGTCACAAGATCCTCAAGATGAAGAGGGACGGACTTGTCTTGGAATTCTTCAAGATCCTTGAGCAGGCGAAGGAGATCAGGCAGAAGGTGGTCGATGACTACCAGGTCGCGATGGACAAGATCGCCGTGGCCAAGGCGGTCGATGGCGTTCTCGCCGTCCAATCAGCCGCCTTCGCCCTCAAGTCACACCCCGAGATCAAGCTCCGGAGCAAGAACGTAATGGGCCTGGTGGTTCCCGAGATAGAGACCACCTCCATCAAGAGCAAGGTGGATGAGCGTGGCTACGGCGTTATCGGAACATCGAGCTACATCGACGAAGCCGCCGACGCGTTCGAGAACCTGGCAGAGACCATCGTTCTTGCGGCCGAGGTGGAGACCACCATGAAGCGGTTGCTTGACGAGGTGGAGAAGACCAAGCGAAGGGTGAACGCTCTCGAGTACCGCGTCATCCCCGATCTCCAGGAGGCGGAAGCATTCATAGAGTTCCGCCTTGAGGAGATGGAGAGGGAAAACATCTTCCGCCTGAAGCGCATAAAGCAGAAGGCGGAGGCTGCGGTCAAGTAA
- a CDS encoding DNA-directed DNA polymerase II small subunit, translating to MKGRVLEALASDGVLLEPDAIDYLLGQNDPLTYAKTALSMMPQKPLILTLDDLVPNGVIEAFPDPPAPVIPRKETEVRILRDVTGLSCCEGDITDFARCFLDRFRKIKKMLVRRRELAGSISIEKAIKVSREVRFIAMVNEVRSTKNGHKMLEVEDEESRCLALITKSSDLINESIIPDEVIGIVGKTSAKGDMVIVEELIRPDIPLTKTLQPIDSSASVAFVSDIHVGSNTFLQKQWERMVSWLRSTWKEDGIEYMVISGDIVDGIGIFPNQEDELEIDDIFKQYERLSEFFKDIPDGIKLVVQPGNHDAVRPAEPQPTFSQKITDLFDSSIIFVGNPCLLEIEGRSILTYHGRSMDDLINNVQSLSYETPIEAMKEMLKRRHLSPMYGGKTPLAPEKEDYLVIDQVPDIFVTGHVHGAGLSEYRGVKLINASTWQAQTSFQRMHNFNPDPAKVPIIHLGTGRSTMMDFNS from the coding sequence ATGAAGGGACGTGTTTTGGAGGCACTCGCAAGCGATGGCGTACTTCTGGAGCCCGACGCCATAGATTACCTTCTTGGCCAGAATGATCCGTTGACTTATGCGAAGACGGCGCTTTCAATGATGCCCCAGAAGCCCCTTATTCTGACGCTAGACGACCTTGTGCCAAACGGGGTGATTGAGGCTTTTCCCGATCCTCCGGCCCCCGTCATTCCCAGGAAGGAGACGGAAGTGAGGATCCTCCGGGACGTTACCGGCCTTTCCTGCTGCGAGGGCGATATCACCGATTTTGCCAGATGTTTCCTGGACCGCTTCCGCAAGATCAAGAAGATGCTGGTGAGGAGGAGAGAGCTCGCGGGCTCCATTTCAATCGAAAAGGCCATAAAGGTGTCCAGGGAGGTCCGCTTCATTGCCATGGTGAATGAGGTGAGGAGCACCAAGAACGGCCACAAGATGCTTGAGGTCGAGGATGAGGAAAGCAGATGCCTGGCTCTGATCACGAAGAGCTCGGATCTCATCAACGAGTCTATCATTCCAGACGAAGTCATCGGCATCGTAGGCAAGACCTCGGCAAAAGGCGATATGGTCATCGTGGAAGAACTGATCAGACCTGACATCCCTCTGACGAAAACCCTCCAGCCCATCGATTCTTCTGCGTCGGTTGCGTTCGTCTCAGACATACATGTTGGCAGCAACACTTTCCTTCAGAAGCAATGGGAGCGAATGGTTTCCTGGCTCAGGAGCACCTGGAAGGAGGATGGGATCGAGTACATGGTGATATCGGGTGATATCGTGGACGGCATCGGCATCTTCCCCAATCAGGAGGATGAGCTGGAGATAGACGACATCTTCAAGCAATACGAGAGACTCTCAGAATTCTTCAAGGACATTCCTGACGGGATTAAACTCGTCGTACAACCTGGGAATCACGATGCGGTGCGTCCGGCGGAGCCCCAACCCACATTCTCGCAGAAGATAACTGATCTCTTCGACTCTTCGATAATATTCGTTGGTAATCCCTGCCTCCTTGAGATCGAGGGACGGTCCATTCTCACATACCATGGTAGGAGCATGGATGACCTAATCAATAACGTCCAGTCCTTGAGTTACGAGACGCCAATTGAGGCCATGAAGGAGATGCTGAAGCGCAGGCATCTCTCACCAATGTATGGAGGCAAGACCCCCCTGGCCCCAGAGAAGGAGGATTACCTGGTCATAGACCAAGTTCCTGATATCTTCGTAACCGGGCACGTTCACGGCGCAGGCTTGTCCGAGTACCGGGGGGTGAAGCTTATCAACGCCTCCACCTGGCAGGCCCAGACTTCCTTCCAGAGAATGCACAATTTTAATCCAGATCCGGCGAAGGTCCCCATCATCCACCTGGGAACTGGAAGAAGCACAATGATGGATTTCAATTCTTAG
- a CDS encoding sugar phosphate isomerase/epimerase: MISVSSPVFSLLDFEMALGFINQHFDAWEVMGEGQHFLPEVEKRFLDVTSSYDMRFSAHAPMSDVNIGSLNPRIREAGVAELIRGLQAADRMGMDTYTFHPGFWSPIGLLAKEKVYEAMQKSLAEIDRAADDFGVRAALENMPDFPFSMCKRPDELFYLIEGTNIGACFDIGHANVSGTLDRFLDRSRDFVNLHIHDNTGTRDEHLPIGDGSIDFQAVLRGLNGYDGKMVIESRSLNDAIRGKRTLMDLMDSVS; encoded by the coding sequence ATGATCTCTGTGTCATCGCCAGTCTTCTCGCTGTTGGACTTCGAGATGGCACTGGGTTTCATCAATCAGCATTTCGACGCCTGGGAGGTCATGGGGGAAGGGCAGCATTTCCTTCCTGAGGTGGAGAAGCGGTTTCTGGACGTCACATCCTCCTACGACATGAGGTTCTCAGCCCATGCCCCCATGAGCGATGTGAACATTGGTTCTCTGAACCCTCGCATCAGAGAGGCAGGCGTTGCTGAACTGATCAGGGGTTTGCAGGCTGCCGATCGTATGGGTATGGACACCTACACCTTCCATCCTGGTTTCTGGTCACCAATTGGTCTGCTGGCTAAGGAGAAGGTTTACGAGGCAATGCAGAAATCCCTCGCTGAAATCGATAGAGCCGCAGATGATTTCGGAGTCAGAGCGGCCTTAGAGAACATGCCAGATTTTCCATTCTCGATGTGTAAGCGTCCCGATGAACTATTCTACCTCATAGAGGGGACCAACATCGGAGCCTGTTTTGATATCGGCCATGCGAACGTTTCAGGCACGCTTGACCGCTTCCTTGATCGCTCTCGGGATTTCGTGAACCTCCACATCCATGATAACACTGGGACGAGGGATGAGCATCTTCCCATAGGTGATGGGAGTATAGATTTCCAGGCCGTCCTTCGAGGACTGAACGGATACGATGGAAAGATGGTGATCGAGTCGAGGTCGCTCAACGACGCTATTAGAGGCAAGAGAACCTTGATGGATCTTATGGATTCGGTCTCCTAG